TTTAACCCTTACAAGTTCAAATTTTCAACTTTTTCCGTTTGTACTTAACTCACTCTACAAACTACATATATAGTATAATCCATTGTTGTATTGTATCCAATAGACCTAGAGGTGGCAATCTGGGTCTAAAACTGGATAACCAGTCCAAACCAGTCCAAATATTGGATATTGGTTCAACAAAAAATCACAGATTATCATGTGGATAGGATTGGTTCCTGAGCATACTTTTACTTATAAATATGGATTCGAACTATGAAATCCATATTAACATCCACATTTCATAGATTTGGACTACAACTGTCAGGCTGTATGATTAGGCGGTGGCCTATCGGTCACTCTCTCTATTAATTATGCAGGTGTCGAAAGTTGAAACACACTATCAATAGCATCAGTTAATCCTTCATGTATTGGAGTTAATTTACGATATTGCCCTTTAGTATTTGCTTACTCTTAATGTAAAACACGCATATATACACTGTTGGAATGATGAGATTATTACTTTATTTAACAAATTAATGAGAATTGAAAGCATAATGTCATTTTGTATATAAGTTTACTAATCAGAGTGGTTTATCCATATTTACTTCATAACCGCATTTTGTTAAATATGGACTTAATATGGTTTTGGATTTAGGtccaaaccaaatatatttaagATCCAAAACCAGTCCAAAACTACTTTTTGTCGGGTCTAGATAGACCCAATATTTGTATACATTAACAAAAGAATAATGCTAGGTCCAAAGGAACATCTTTTAGGAGCCAAAACAATGTTACAGCTATATTACTCTCAAATGTAGTATTTGCACAACTTGAAATGACAAAAGCAGCTTAAAACTTGTGTGCAACCATGCTTGAAAACAGGGCACATGCATAAGTACAAAACAGAGAGCATGTATCTAGATTACATATCCGACCAGAGTGAGAAAGGAGGTATACTTTGCTCATGTCTAAAGAAGTTCTCCGGATCAACCATTGTTTTCACCATAACCAGCTTCTTAAAATTGTTGTTAAAATAACTTTTACCCCATTTTCTTGCCTGCAGGTAACCGATGCTGCCTTGAGCATTATTCACACCGAGATCTAGATCATCGTAATTCCAGTAAGCTCTTCGCGGATTACTTGAAACGTAAGGTGTCAAGTAATCCGATAAGCTTCTAATCCATTCCAACTTTTGTGTAGTGTTTCCAACCCAAAGCACTCTCTCGTATAACATGAACAATGTTCCAGCTCTATTAGGGAATGGAAGTGCTGACTCTGCATAATTGTCTAGTACTCCACCATATGGTGTAAAGATAACAGTTGTTTCGCCTATTTCAATTTCTAGAAGCTTGTCCCATAAACCGTTTATTGCTTCTACAGACATGGGTTGCCTCACAAAATCTGATTTTGCTTTGGTAGACAGATCATACAAGAAAGTTCTGTCTAGTAAATCTTCAGGGGAGTAAGTATCTTCGAAAATATCGAAGAATGAAGAAGACATTATAGCTTGGATCCAGCTTACTTCTTGAAGATCTTCTCGTACCATTCCTAATTGTGGGAACCTTTCATCCATAATTGCAAGAAAATCATCAGCTCCCCCAAGATACAATCCTGTAAATGCCAGCACAGCTGTTTTTTTATCGGCCCGGGGACTTAGGTCACTCACAGTCGTATTGACTCGGATTCTGATATCAACTTCATTAGGAAGTGTTGCAGCAACAGTTTGGAATGGATATAGAATGTCGGTGGCACCTTGTTCTAAAGTTCGGAACATAGACAAAG
The sequence above is drawn from the Apium graveolens cultivar Ventura chromosome 2, ASM990537v1, whole genome shotgun sequence genome and encodes:
- the LOC141707811 gene encoding berberine bridge enzyme-like 8; this encodes MKPNSSLVIFTFLFSLVSSWASSDDNPTKFIQCLAGKSPDSATIGRLIYTPNNFSYTSVYEFSMRNPRFNTSSRLKPHVIVTPESESQVQNVVICAKRYDMQIRVRSGGHDFEGLSYSSTYEIPFVLLDMIKYKKVTVNATAKTAIVQAGATLGEVYYWIYRASNTLAFPAGVWSTVGATGLICGGGYGPLRRMYGLAADNVLDVRMVDVKGRILDKESMGEDLFWALRGGGCSSFGVILSWKLNLVDVPEKVTALSMFRTLEQGATDILYPFQTVAATLPNEVDIRIRVNTTVSDLSPRADKKTAVLAFTGLYLGGADDFLAIMDERFPQLGMVREDLQEVSWIQAIMSSSFFDIFEDTYSPEDLLDRTFLYDLSTKAKSDFVRQPMSVEAINGLWDKLLEIEIGETTVIFTPYGGVLDNYAESALPFPNRAGTLFMLYERVLWVGNTTQKLEWIRSLSDYLTPYVSSNPRRAYWNYDDLDLGVNNAQGSIGYLQARKWGKSYFNNNFKKLVMVKTMVDPENFFRHEQSIPPFSLWSDM